A window of Acidobacteriota bacterium genomic DNA:
GGCGCTGGACGCGTTCCCCGCCGGTACCGTCAGCGCCGTGGCAGGCAGGGCGGCCTACGACGCCATCGTCGCCGCCGTCGCCGACGCGCAGTCCGGCCACGTCGACGCGATCGCCACGGGGCCGATCCACAAGGAGGCGTTCGCCGCGTGCGGACTGCCCTGGAAGGGCCACACGGAACTGCTCGGCCATCTCACCGGCAGCCGGCAGGTGGCGATGATGTTCCACTCGGATCCGCTGCGTGTCGTGCTGGCCACGGTTCACGTGCCGATCGCGGACGTCCCGCGCCTCCTCACGCAGCCGCTCGTGGAGGACATCATCGAGCTCACCGCGCGCAGCCTGCCCGACTTCGGCTACCAGTCGCCGCGCATCGGATTGGCCGGGCTGAATCCTCACGCCGGCGAGCACGGGCTGATGGGGAGCGAAGACGATACGGTGCTGCGACCGGCGGTGGACGCGTGCCGCGCGCGTGGCATCGACGTGCAAGGCCCGCTGCCCGGCGACACCGTGTTCCTCCAGGCGGTGCGCGGCGCGTTCGACGTGGTCGTCGCCTGCTACCATGACCAGGGGCTGATCCCCGTCAAGCTGCTCGCGTTCGGGCAGTCGGTGAACGTGACGCTCGGGCTGCCGATCATCAGGACGTCGGTCGATCACGGGACGGCGTTCGACATCGCGCGGCAGGGCACCGCCGACGCGTCGAGCATGGTGAGCGCCATCGTGCTTGCCGCGCGGATGGCCGCGAGCCGACGCGCGACGCGAGACGCCTGACGCTCCCGTACTCATGGCACTGCACCAGACGTCCACGCCGAAGTCCGCGCCGCCGAAGGCGGCCGAGAAGACGCCACGCCTGTTGGCCGACAACAGGAAGGCCGGCTTCGACTACGAGTACCTCGAACGCTACGAGGCGGGCGTGGTGTTGCTCGGCACGGAAGTGAAGGCGATTCGCGAGGGGCGCATCAACCTGCGCGACAGTTACGCGCGCGTCGAGGGCAGCGAGGTGTGGGTCTACAACATCCACATCAGCCCGTACAGCCATCGCGGGTACGCGGAGCACGAGGCGCTCCGCAAGCGGAAGCTGCTGCTCAACAGGAGCGAGATCCGGAAGTTGATCGGTCGAACGGTGGAGAAGGGGCTCACCCTCGTCCCCACGAAGATGTACCTGAAGAACGGCCGCGTGAAGATCGACATCGCGCTCGCGCGCGGCAAGAAGGCGTTCGACAAGCGTGAGTCGATCAAGCGCCGCGAGACGGACCGCGAAACGCGCGCCGCCCTGAAGAGCAGCGCCACGCGCCGCTGACCTGCCAGGGCCGGGCTCGGAGCGCCAGCCCTACCGACTGCGGCGATAGGCAGGGTCGGCCCTCCGGACCAGACCCGTCACGTCGCCGTTGCCGCGAGCAGGACCTGTTCGTAGGCCGGCAGGATCCGATCCCACGTGAACGCGTCTGCGTGTCTGGCGTAGCTCGAGGCGCGCATCGCATCGAGTGCTGCCTCGTCGTCCAGCAGCGTGTCGAGTGCGGCGCGGCAGGCGCGCTCATCGGTGAAATAGCTCGAGTCCGGCCCCGCGACCCAGCGGTTGAACGGGTTGTCGTGCGCGAGGACGGGCGAGCCTGCGCCGAGTGCTTCGACGAGCGACGGATTCGTGCCGCCCACCGTATGGCCGTGGATGTACAGCCGCGCGTGGAATCGCAGGGCCTGCACCTGCACGGGATCGTAGAGCGCGCCCGGGAAGAGCACTTCCGTGCCGGCCGCCGCACGCACGGCGGCATGGTAGGGATGCGCCGCGTCGTACGCGCCAAGGACGACGAGCGGACGGCCGCGCGGAACGGTTGACCACGCGCGCACGATCTCGAGGACGGAGTTCTCGGGTTCGGGTCGTGCGATGACGAGCCC
This region includes:
- a CDS encoding DUF1972 domain-containing protein yields the protein AVLFPWYRLRARRHVVNMDGIEWRRGKWSPPVRAWFWMNSWIAGFMATHLIADHPEIAAMLARRGAARRTTMVPYGAERVESAPTDPLATLGLQPREYGLVIARPEPENSVLEIVRAWSTVPRGRPLVVLGAYDAAHPYHAAVRAAAGTEVLFPGALYDPVQVQALRFHARLYIHGHTVGGTNPSLVEALGAGSPVLAHDNPFNRWVAGPDSSYFTDERACRAALDTLLDDEAALDAMRASSYARHADAFTWDRILPAYEQVLLAATAT
- the smpB gene encoding SsrA-binding protein SmpB, which codes for MALHQTSTPKSAPPKAAEKTPRLLADNRKAGFDYEYLERYEAGVVLLGTEVKAIREGRINLRDSYARVEGSEVWVYNIHISPYSHRGYAEHEALRKRKLLLNRSEIRKLIGRTVEKGLTLVPTKMYLKNGRVKIDIALARGKKAFDKRESIKRRETDRETRAALKSSATRR
- the pdxA gene encoding 4-hydroxythreonine-4-phosphate dehydrogenase PdxA translates to MSRARRGAEPLPRVAVTVGDPAGIGPEVAIVAAASREVRAVCEPVLYGPHSPEALDAFPAGTVSAVAGRAAYDAIVAAVADAQSGHVDAIATGPIHKEAFAACGLPWKGHTELLGHLTGSRQVAMMFHSDPLRVVLATVHVPIADVPRLLTQPLVEDIIELTARSLPDFGYQSPRIGLAGLNPHAGEHGLMGSEDDTVLRPAVDACRARGIDVQGPLPGDTVFLQAVRGAFDVVVACYHDQGLIPVKLLAFGQSVNVTLGLPIIRTSVDHGTAFDIARQGTADASSMVSAIVLAARMAASRRATRDA